From the Myxococcales bacterium genome, the window ACAGGATCTCGGGTTTGATGCGCGCTGACTCTTCCGCGCCGATCTCGGCGAGGATTGCCTCGCCGGCGCGTCGAACCTCGGCCTGCTGGTCGTGGTGGATTTCGAGCAGTCCGTACAGGCGCTCGACGATCTGCATGCCGGGCTTCACCCCAGTCGCCTTGATGGCGATGTCGGTGAGTCGGTTGATCTCGATGCCGGGGGCGATCTCGATGAAGAGCGACGCCTGGCCGCGCACCGGCAAGAAGCCCTTGGCCACGGTGCCGAGGAACGCGGCGTGCTGCGGCTGCAGCGAGTCCAAAAATACGAAGCTTCGAAGATCGATCACGGCTCAGTCCTTCCGCGAAGCCTTCGCCTCGCGTCCCTTCAGCGACTCGATCGCCTTTTCGGCGGCCACGCTCGCCACGTCGATGTCACGCTGCTCGCCGCCCAGGTAGATACGCCCGAACGCGCCCGTCATGCGCACGTCCACGACGTTGATCTCGGCGGCCTTCTCGGCTTCGTTGGCGGCGAAAGCCGCGTAACCAGCCGGCTCGACCTCCATGATGAAGAGTGACTCCTGGGCGATCAGCATCATGCCCTGGCGGTTGCGGTTGATGAGCTGAACCTGGAGGTCGTCGACGTGTTTGATGACCTGCGACGAGAGCACTCGGGGTTTGATGCGGTCCTCTTCCTTGAGCTCGAGGGCCGCCAGGATCGCGATACCCGCCTGCCGCACGTCGGCCTGGGAAGGGCTGTGCAGCTCGAGCATGCCGTACAGGCGTTCGACGATCTGCATACCGGGGCGGACGTCGGTCGCCTTCACGGCGATGTCGGTCACGCGGTTGATCTCGATGCCCGGGGAGATCTCGACGATCAGCGACGCTTCGTTCGCGACCGGCAAGAACCCCTTGGCGATGGTCCCCAGGTACGCCGCGAGCTGCGGCTGAAGTGAATCGAGGAAAACGAAGCTTCGGAGGTCGGCCATCGTGGCTGCTTCTCACCTTTCGGGGCTGCTAGTACGCAGCCTTCGCGGACGCTTGGTCGGATTTTTCCCCGCGCGACTCCTGAACGATCTTCACTCCGACCGACGCACCAATGCGCGTCGCGCCGGCCTGGATCATCTTGCGCGCGTCATCCACCGAGCCGACGCCGCCCGATGCCTTGACGCCGAGCCGGTGATCGACGGCCGTGGCCATCAGCGTGACGTCGTGGACCGTCGCGCCGCCCTTCGCGAACCCGGTCGAGGTCTTGACGAAGTCGGCGCGCGCCTTCTTGGCGGCGACGCAGCCTGCAATCTTCTCTTCGTCCGTGAGCAGGGCCGTCTCGAGGATCACCTTCAGGATCGCGCGCCCCTCGTGCACGGTCTCTGCGACGGTACGGATGTCGTCGTAGACGTATTTGTGGTCACCCGACTTGAGTGCGCCGATGGCGATCACCATGTCGATCTCGCGCGCTCCGTCGCGCAGCGCGCGCCGCGCTTCGAGGGCCTTGATGTCGCTTGGGGTGGCGCCGAGCGGGAAGCCGACGACCGTGCAGACCAGGGCCGAGGAGCCCTTGAGTTTGTCGGCGCAACGCCTGACGTGCACGGGGTTCACACACACCGAAGCGAAGCCGAATTTGGCCGCTTCGGCGCACAGTTTGTCGATGTCCGCGTAGGTGGCCTCGGGCTTGAGCAGCGTGTGGTCGATGAACTTCGCGATGTCTTCGGGCACGGCGCCGAGCCCCGGCGCGCTGGCGAGGCGCATCGGGCCGTTTCCGACGATGGCCCGCACGCTGTCCGCCCGCTTCGAAATGCAGTTTCCGCAGGCGACGCACACGCCGTTTTCACAGAAGCTCGGCGCGCCGCCGGGCATGTCCGTCGCTCCGGAGAGCAGCGTCGGGTTCGCGCTGAGCACGTCGACGATCGCTTGGACGAGCGATGCACGGTCTGTGCTGGGCATGAGCTCGCTGGTCCTCGTGGTGTCGCTGAACGGCGGGAGGCTGCGCCCGTGGTCGAGCGCGTCGATCATCGCCACCCGGCGCTTGTGACGGTCCAGAGTACAATCGGTCGTGAGAAAGGCGTCAAGGACTTTGATGGCGGTTTCTTCGCTCAGATAGCCGGCGCCGAGCGTGAGCAAGTTGGCGTCGTTGTGCTCGCGCGCGTTCCTCGCCGTGGCGACGTCGAACGCCATCGCCGAGCGCACGCCCGGGACTTTGTTCGCGACCATGCCGGAGCCGATGCCGGCGCCGTCGACCACGACGCCCCGCCACGCCTGACCACGCGCCACGGTCAGTGCCGCCGCGGTGGCGAACACCGGGTAGTCACACGCATCCTTGTTGTGCGTACCGGCGTCGATGATGGCCACGCCCTGCTTCGAGAGGTGGCGCTTGAGCGCCTCTTTCAGGTCGAAGCCACCATGATCGCTGGCAAGGACGACTGGCCCGGCCGCGTGAATGGGCGTGCTCATCGGGAAGGGACGGACGCTAGCTCAGGCGGCGGGATCATGGAAGCGCGCTCGCCATGGGACGCCGGCAGTTGTGGTGGCTACCATTCGCATCCGCCTCATGATCTCGCGCGCGGCGCTCCTCGCGGACGACCCTGGGAAGTCCCCGGCGGGGGAGAACGCGCTTCTGCGCCAGCCGCTCCTCGTCGCCGCGCGACGCGCTTCGTGACACCCGACGGGCCGACGGGGTGATCGGTTGCGCGCCCGAGCTTCGCGGCGGCCAGCGCCCTCGGAGAAGAGCTCGGGCCACCCTTCAAGCGTGGGCGCGGTGGGCCCGGGGGTTGGATCATCCTCGACGAACCCGAGCTCCACTTGTCAAACGACATCCTCGTCCCGGATCTCGGGGGTTGGAAAAGGACCCGCATGCCCGCGGTCCGAAACGAGCCGTATTTTACCCTCGCGCCCGACTGGGTGTGCGAGGTGCTCTCACCGTCGAGCACGAAGACCGATCGCGCTGACAAGTTGCCAATCTACGCGCGCGAGGCCGTTGGCCACGTGTGGCTGGTGAATCCACTTGACCATACGCTGGAGGCCCTGCGGCTCGAGACCGGGCGCTACACCAGCCTCGCCGTGTGGCGCGATGCTGCTCGTGGCCGAGCCGAGCCTTTCGAGGCCATCGAGCTCGACCTCTCCATTCTGTGGGCCGATGTGCAACTCTGACGTCAGTGCGTGAACGGCGGGTCACCTCGCTGCCAGCGCGCTCCAGTGGGCTTCGAGGAAGGTTCTCCAGGACGTTTGCTTGCCGCGCTCCGGAGCTGGCTCGGCGTGAACGGGCGTGCTCATCAGGAGGCAGCGACGCTAGATCAGGCGGCGGGATCATCGAAGGCAGGAGCCTATTGTCGTGGGCTTCCCGACGCCGTACGCAGATGGGCGTGAATCCCGAGCGCAGACCCTTCATCGCCGGCAACTGGAAGATGAACCTCGGCGGCCCCGAAGCCAGAGAGCTGTCCGGCGCGGTGGCGAGCGCGGTTCGGTCGTTCGACCGCGTCGACGTGCTCGTCGCCCCTCCGTTCACCGCGCTCCACGCCGTCCGCGCGATGTTGGACGAGGCCGAGAGCCGCGTCGCGCTCGGTGCGCAGAACATGAGCGACGAGGACGACGGTGCGCTCACGGGCGAGATCTCCAGCGCGATGTTGCGCGCGATGGGCGTGACGTGGGTGCTTCTGGGTCACAGCGAGCGCCGCCAACGTTGCGGCGAGACGGACGAGCTCGTCGCGAAAAAGTGCGCGCGGGCCATGACGACGGGGCCGAGACCCATCGTGTGTGTCGGCGAGACCCTCGCCGAGCGGGAAGCAGGAACGACGCTCGCGGTGGTCGAGCGGCAGGTCAAAGCGGTGCTGGGGGAGCTAGTGCGCCAGCCAGGCTTTGGCGCCATCGCCTACGAGCCGGTGTGGGCCATCGGCACGGGCAAGGTGGCGAGCCCCGAAGATGCGGAGACCGTGCACGCGTCGATTCGCGCGATGCTGGCCGGAGCGTCGGACGCCCTCGCGAGAGCAACGCGGGTGCTCTACGGCGGCAGCGTGAAGGCCGACAACGCGGCCCTCCTCTTGGGTCAGCCCAACATCGACGGCGCGCTGGTCGGGGGTGCGTCACTGGACGCGGCGGGTTTTGCTCGGATCGTCGCAGCCGCCGACCACGCGCCTCAGTGAGTCGGCTCCAGCCCGCCCACGGCTGGCCGGCGGGCGGAGCGCTGCGCGGCCGAGGTGCTGTCGCTCGCCGACTTGGCGGTCGTGGCCGTACAATGGCCGGGTGACGAGCCGACGCCGTGGGCCCCGACTGGTCGGACGCGACGCGGAGCTAGCGGAGATCGACCAGCTCGTCGCGGAAGCACACCTCGTGTGCGTCGTCGGGCCGCCCGGCGTCGGCAAGACGGCGCTCGCGCGCGCTTACTGGGCGGGCCTGCCGCGGGGGCGCTCCTGGTTCTTGAAGCTCGGCGACGCAGGTAACATCGACGCGCTGATCTCCGCCTGCGCCCGGGCCATGGACGTCTCCGTCGCCGGCTCCAGCTCGACCGAAGCTGCGCTGGATCGACTGGCAGCGGCGCTCCGAGCTCGCGGTCCCGCGGTGCTGGTGGCTGACGGACTGGACTCGATCGCCGCTGCAGCAGCCGAGGCCATCACCCGACTGCTGGCCACGGCGACCGAGTTGCGGATCGTCGTCACCTCGCGGTCCCCTCTGATGCTCGATGCTGAAGAAGTGCTCGAGCTTCGCCCGCTGTCACTCCCGGACGGCCCCGACCTCACCAACTCGGCGGCCGTCGAGCTGTTCATCGAGCGCGCTCGGGCCGTGCGCCCCGGCTTCACCGTCGCCGACGAAGACGCTCGACAGCTCGCGGCGCTGCTCCGCCGCGTCGATGGCCTGCCCCTCGGTATCGAGCTCAGCGCGTCGCGAGTCGGAGTGCTCGGCATCGGCGAGATCCTGGAGCGCCTCGAGCGCTCGACCGCTCCGCCTCTGTTCGCAGCGCTGGAGGCCGCGTGGAACCTGCTCGGTCAGGTCGAGCAGACTGCACTCGCGCGGGCCAGCGTGTTTCGGGGCGGGTTCGGGGTACTCGCGGCCGAGGCCGTGCTGGCTGATGGCGGCGACCTCGCCCCAGTCCTGGATCTTCTGGAATCCCTGCGTCGAAAGTCGATGCTGATGACGGAGCCCAAGACGACGCGATTTGGCGAGCACCGCTTCTTTCTTCTCGAGAGCCTGCGCCGGGTCGCTGCGGCGAAGCGGCCCGCCGATGCCGACGACGCGCGCCAACGGCACGCTGAGTACTACACTGCGTTCGCCACGAGTTGGGCGGCGCTGGTAGACGGCGAGCGAGCTCTCGAAGCGGTGCACCGTCTGGCCCAAGAGCGGGACAACATCCGTGCCGCCGCGGATTACCATCTCGACGCGGTTGCACGGGGCACGCAGGCGGTGGAGAACGCCATTCGGACGTTGATCTCCCTCGAGCGGCTCGCGATCACCTCCGACCCCGTCGCTTGGTACATCGAGCGATTGACGCGTGCACTCGAGCAGTCGGGCCGGATGACGACACCGCGGCTGGTAGCCGCTGCGCTCGCGACGCGCGCCACTCTGCTGTTGTTCATCGGGAGAGGCGCCGCGGCGGTGGAGGACTATGAAAAGGCCCAAGCCATTGCCGATGCCGCCGGCGAGCTCGAGATGGCCGCGCGCATGCTCGCGGCCTCCGCGGTCGCGCGCTCGGGGTTCTTGCCGGAATCGGACGCGGGTCGACACGAGACGCTCCAGCAAGCGCTCGCGGACATGCGCCGGGCACTCGACGCGCATCCAACGCGAGACGTGCGCCGGGCGACGATGCTGAACAACCTGGGCGCGATCTACGACCGCATGGGAGACAAGCGCCGCGCCGAACAGAGCGTCGAGGAGGCCATCCTCTGCCATGAACAGAGCTCTCGGGAGTCATCCCGCCTCGCCACCGCGCTCGCCGGTCGAGGTGAGCTCCGTCTGTACGCCGGGAGGCTCGGCGAGGCCGAACAAGACCTCACGCGCGCGCTCGCCATCAGCCGCCGCTTCGCCGATCCGCGGGCGCAGGCCTACGCACTCACTCAACTCTCCTTGATCGCGCTCGAGCGCGGCCTGGTGAGCGAGGCCCGCACCAAGCTCGAGCGCGCCCTCGAGCTGCATGCCGAGCACGCCTTCCGCTGGGTCGATGGCTTGGCTCGGGGACTTCTGGGCGACGTCAGGCGAGCCAGCGGCGAGCTGCCCGCCGCCGAGCTCGAGTATCGGACCGCCCTCGAGCTCGCCAAGGAACGAGGTGACACGCATGGAGAAGCAAGGTTGCTCGCGGCTCTCGGCGCTGTCGCGGCAGCCCGCGGAAACGCAGCCGCCGCGTCCGAGCTCCTGGGCGGGGCCGAGCGAGTGTCCGGTGACGCGAAGGACCGTGCATTCGTGAGCATCGAGCGCGGACATACCGAGCTGGCGGCAGCGCGCGTCGCGCGCGACCAGGGTGATTCGAGCGCCGAGCGCGCGCTGCTCGCTGGCGCCCGGGCCAGGTGCCTCGCCGCGACCTCGCCGGAAGAACCGCTCCTGCGCATCGCGCGCGGGCGCCTCGAGCTCGCGCTCTCGGCCGAGCTCGACGAACACGCGGCGCCTCCGGCTGATCTGTCTGGAGTGCTCGCGGTGGTAGCCGCCGACGGCAGCTCGTTCCAGCTGCCGGACACGACCGTTGTCCGGCTGAGCCGACGCCGAGCGCTGTGTCGCGTGCTCGAGGCGCTGGCGGCGCAGCGTCTCGTGACCCCCGGCGACGGTTTGTCGGTCGAGGAGCTGGTGCGCGCCGGCTGGCCCGGGGAAAACCCTTCGCGCCACTCCGGGGTGTTGCGGGTCCACAACGCGATCTCCACGCTGCGGAAGCTGGGTCTGGGCAGCGCTCTCGGTCGGCGCGAGGATGGATACTTCCTGGATCCGGACGTGCGCGTCGGACCACCGAGGCGCCCCGCCTGAGCTGCTTTCGGGGGCTCAGTCCAGCGTGCGCGCACAACGCAGACCCACGTTGGACGCCGCGATCGACGCGGGTAACCCCGAGCGATGTGCGGCACGGACTTCCTCTGGCGTGCAGTTGTAGGAGCCGCCGCGCATCACCCGGAGTCCTTCGCTGCTCACACCAATGGGGTTCAGCGTGGGCAGGGTCGATCGGTCACTCACGTAGCCGTCGTGTGTCCACTCCCAGACGTTGCCACTCATGTCGTAGAAACCCCAGGCATTGCCCTGTTTTCCGGCGACCGGATGGGCACCGCCGGAGGCGTTGAACAGGTACCAGGCGATCTGATCGAGGCCCACGTCGAAGCCGCTGCAGTTGACGATGTCACCGTTGAAGATAGGCGTCGAAGTGCCCGCGCGATTGGCGTACTCCCATTCGGCCTCGGTCGGCAGACGGTATCCGTGGCAGGCGTAGGGTGAGAGCGCTTCCACGCACTCGGTGCCGACCGCGGTCGTTTGACAGGAGTAACAAGGGGTCAAGCCGGCGTACTTGGAGTAGCCGTTGCACACGGCCGCGGCGCCGTGAAAGCTCACCAGTGACACGGGGCAGCTCGAGCATCCCGCGTAGGCTGGGTGCTCCGCTCCGAAGACGGTGGCGTATTCAGCGAAGGTCACCTCCGTGGCGGAGAGCTCGAACGGATGGCTGAGGGTGACCGCGTGCAAGACTTGATTCTGTGTGCCGTTGCACGACTCGGTCTTGGGTGCGCCCTCGGTGTAGCTCCCCGGTGGGAGCTGAAGCCAATGGCCAGGAGCAGGTTTTTCGGGCGTCGCGGGACCCGGATCGGGCGGCTGGCCTCCAGCCCCTGCGTCAGGCGCCCGGCCACCCTCCCCCGACCGGGCATCGGGGGTCGGCACGCCGCCCGCCCCTGAGCCCGTGTTCGGAGCTGCATCGCCACCGCCACCCAGACCGCCACCGCCATCGGTCGCGAAGTCCGACGCACCAGGCGTCCCGCCGGGTGCGGCGGAGCAGGCGGCGATGAAAATCAGCGCGGCGCTCCAAACAACCCTCGCGAAGGCCAGCGCGGTTCGCCGAAATCCGAGCTCCTGCGGCGAGTGCAAGTGAGGGTTCAATCGTCGGTCGGTCATGACCGTTCTGTAGCCAGCGTTGGCCATTTCGGGCGCTGAAAATCCGCTGAAACCTGGCGGGCGGCTCGCGCGCCACGTCTTTCAGCGTTCTTTCAGCACCCGTGTACGCGAGATGGCGCCACCTTCACTGGTGGAGGCGAACATGTGGATCGGAAGCCGGATCTTGCTGGGCTCTGCAATCGTCGCGACCGCGGTGAGCTGCGCGGCAACGGACGACGTGGTCGGAGTATCCGCCCCAAGTGTGGGGGGTGCGGGTCCGACGGGAGGTTCGGGCGGGGGTGCTCTGCCCGTCGGCGGGGCGGGCAGCGGGGGCGCGCTCAACATCGACGCCGGCGGCGACGGCTCGCTGCTGGGTGATCCGTGTGACCCCGACAACCCCAACCCCTCGTACGTCGGCTGCGACTTCTGGCCGACCGTGACCACCAACAGTGTGTGGGAGGTGTTCGACTTCGCGGTGGTGGTTGCCAATGCTGGCGTCGAGACCGCCAGCATCAAGATCGAGAAGGATGGACAGCCGCTCACGACCGGTGAGGTCCCGCCCGGAGAGCTCCGCAAGTTCTACTTGCCCTGGGTCCCCGAGCTGAAGTGGGAGGCCGGGACCAGCTGCGGCGCGCTTGCGTCCATATCGCAGTCCGTGCGGGCCGTTGGCGCGGCGTACCACCTGACCAGCAGCTCGGCGGTCACCGCTTACCAGTTCAACCCGCTCGAGTACCGCGGCCAGGGCGGACCCGAGGGCAAAGTTTGGGATTCTTGCCCTGGTCTCCAGCCGTGTTTCACCAACAACAACCAACCCATCGGCTGCTACTCGTTCACCAACGACGCATCGCTCTTGCTCCCGAGCAATGCGTGGACCTCGACCTACCGGGTCATGGGACAGAAGAACTACAAGAGCGGGAGCTTCATCGCCATCACCGCGGCCGAAGACGGCACCACCGTGCAGGTGAAGCTGGCCAAGAACGCCGACGTTCAGCCGGGCACCGGCGTCGCGGCCACGGCCCTCGGCAGCCAGGCGGAGCTCACGCTCGATGCGGGCGATGTGGTCCAGCTGATTGGCGACGTGGGCCGCGACTTTGCCGGCTCGCTGGTGTTGGCCAACAAGAAGATCCAGGTCATCTCCGGTGCGCGCTGCACACAAGAGCCGCAAGGCACCCCCGCCTGTGATCATCTGGAGGAGACGGTGCTCCCGGCAGAAGCCCTCGGCACGCGCTACTTCGTCACCGCGCCCACGGCCGTCCACGGCAACGTCGTGGGGCATCACGTCCGCATCTTCGGCAACGTCGATGGCACGAAGCTCTCTTATCCGTCTGGAACGCCGGCGGGCGCACCCACCCTGATTTCTGCGGGCGAGGTCGTCGACCTCGAGCACGTGGAACAGGACTTCGAGGTGGTCGGCTCGAGCGCGTTCGGTGTCGGGACCTACATGCTCGGCGGCATGATCCAGGACCCGCCGACCAGTGCCGGCGACGAGGACTACCAAGGTGACCCTTCCCAGAGCTTCACCGTGCCGGTCGAGCAGTATCGGAAGAAGTACGTGTTCTTGGCGCCGGACGACTACGACGTGAGCTACGTCGACGTGGTCGCGCCCGAGAGCGCTAGCATTCAGATCGACGGCAACCCCGTGACGGCAAACAAGCACTCGATTGGCTCTGCGTACGCCGTCCTCAGGGTGAAGCTCGGTCCGGGCAACGGCGGGGCGCACGTGCTCGTCGCTGACCAACCCGTCGGCATCCAGGTGATGGGTTACGGCACGTTCACGAGTTACCAGTACCCCGGCGGGGCCGACATCCAGCGCATCTCATTGCCGCCGGTCAAGTAACGGCGGGACCGACGGCGCGGAGTGCGCTCGACGCGCTCGGCTCACTGTACGCAGAGTGTCGCGCCGGGGTGTGGGCTCGACTTGCAAAATCCCGCCGGGCGGCCGGCAAAGAAACAGCAGTGCGGCCCCAGCGAGCCGCACTCGGCGGCGCCCCAGCAGGTTGGTTGCTCGCCCTCGGAGCACTGGGCGCGACACGCCGCAGGGGTCGAGGGAAACAGCGTGTTCGCGCAGCAGCGCTCGCCGCTCGCGCAGTCCTCTGGCCCATCACATTGTCGTGTGAGGGCCGAGAGCCCGCAGCTCACGCTCGCAGGGATGCACTGGAACGCGGGCGGATTTCCGCTGCCTTCGCCGGTGATGCAGCAATGCTGCGCACCGGCCTGACAGGGCGTGTTGCTGCAGCTGATCACCGCTCCGTTGGATACCGGTCCCGAAGCGCCCCCGCCCTGACCGCCGCCACTCCCCGAGGCGCCGGCTGCACCTGCTTCGACGGCCTGCCCCGCGTTGCCGCCGAGCGCACCGTTGCCGGAGCCCCCCTGACCTCCAGCGTTGCCAGCGTTGCCGGCGCTTGCCCACGGGCCTCCGTCCAGCCCTCCGGGGGTGGTGCTCGCGCCGGAGCTGCCGCCGGCCGCGGGCGCAGCCGAGTCTTCCGCGTTAGCTGCCGAGCAAGCGGTGCAGGCCGCCACGACGTACACCATCGACCCGAGCCGCTGAAGGTTCATGCCGTGAGCATGAGGACTTCAGGACTGCGCGCGCATGAAAGATCGCTGAAACTTCAGCCGCAGAGCCTGGCTCAGCTCGATCGCTTCCAGCTGGCACTCCCAAATCCCGTTGTTGGCCGCGCTGGCAGTTCTTTCGAGGCAGGCTCTCAGCCCTGAACGGGCACCTTCGCCGGGGAGAGCTCCTCGGCAGCGTCGCTGTGGGTCCAGGCCGGGCGTTCGACGCTGGGCACGTACCTTTCGTCGATGCGGCGCTCGACCCCATCGTCGCCGATCAGGTGAACGTGGTGCCCGTAGCGCCACAGCGCCGGCATCTGGGCTTCGGCCGCAGCGCGATCGATGAAGACATAGAGCACCTTGTCGATGGGCTTGTCGGGGCCAAACGGCTGGAGCAAGCGGGCGGCCGCCGCGTCCAGCATCTCCTGTCGAGACACCACGCGCCCATGGACCACGAACACCAGGGAGCGGTCGTTGCCCTTGTGCAACCCCTCGAGCTGGGTCTTGAACTGGTGCGCGAAGGTGATGAAACCCGACATCAGATCGGAGTGGGTGCCCTGAGCCTGGGCGAGCGCGTCCTCGAGGTCGAGTGAGAAGTCGTGCAGCTGGACCAGCGTCGTGTCGTTCGGACCACGCAGGATGCGCGACGGTCCGGTGGCGAGCCAGCGTCGCGACACGAGCCGCTCGTGGCCGGTGCCCTGGAAGGCGCAGCCCCAGCCCAGCCGGTAGTGCAGCTCGCCGAACGATGGCGACCGATAGCTCCAGTCGTGGAAGGTGGCGAACGACGCCACCGTGAACGGAATGCGACCCAGGCGCCGTACCAGCGATGGCGGGTCGAGCTCGTAGCTGTGGTTGAGGCCACGCACGCAATCGCGCTCGATGGTGAAGCTGTCCACCATGCCGTTCCAGCTGGCGCTGGGCCGCCTGCCGATGCCGGCGACGAGTGTGTCGACCCACTCGTCGTCCACGCTGACCGCCTGCATGTCGATCTCGACCTCTTCGGGCAGGCCCACAGGGGTCAAGCCCTGCTCGACGATGGCCCGAGCGGTGGCTCCCAGGTCATCGCCGCTGAAGCAGTAGATCAGTTTCCGGATCGCGGCCATGCCACACCTACAGAGCCCTCGTTCGCGTTGGTTGCGGGTCGAGTCACATCCAGACAGCCCACGGATTGCCGGCGGGCGGAGTGCTGCCCGGCCGACGCGAGCTGCTCCCTCCCGCGACCGTGTGGCCTTCGAGCGTGCCGACGGCTTCGACGGAGGGCCAGTTCGCGGCGTCCGCGCGCAGTGCGTCGTCGAGCTCTGCTTCGAAGGTCCCCGCCAGGAGTTTCCCCCACGACAGCAGCGTCGCGGCAATGGCCCAACGCAACTCCACCGGCCTGCGGGTGCGCTGAGCTGGCTGCCGCGCGGCCAGCGTCACGAGCGCGGCGCGCGCCAGGCCGAGGGTCGTGCGCCCGAGACTCAGCTGGCCGTGAGCCAGTGGGCGGCTTCGGCGCAGGAACTGGGACCAGTATTCGTCGAACGACCGGAATTGTGAGCTCATCGTTTTGCGACCTCGGCTCTCGGGGGAGCCGCCCGATTCGAGCGGTAGCGAAGGATCGATCGATGGGCCAAGTGTTGGGACGTCCCGCCAGCAGGCCGCGCGTCGCACACCGGGGCGCCGTTTCACCGGCAGCGCGTTCGCCGCCGCTCTCCGTCAGCGCAATGAGAAGCACAGGGTCGCCTGCGCTCAGCGCACGCAGCGCACTCGCTCGTTCGTATACGCCTGGGGCTGTGAGAAGCCCGCTCCAATCAGGACCGCCCAGTTCTGGCTCGTTTGGTACCCAACTGTTCCCGACCAGTACCACGTGCTCACCGAGGTGAAGGCGGGCGGAAGCGCTGGCGACGTAAGGGTCGGATCCGGAAGGGTTGCCAGCTCTCGAATGGTCGGCAAGCGCCAGCCCCCGCCGAGGAGACCGAGCCCAGCGCAATAGCTCGTCGCGGTGGCCTGTGTGTAGACCTGGTTTGTTGGAGCGGCCTCCCACGTCAGCGAAGTCTCGTTGTCCTTGACCACGCCGTTCGTCGAAGAATCGAAGCGCGGTCCGCTGGGCGCGCCCGTGCCACGAACACACCGATAGGCAGCCAGGTCCGCGCTACTGGTATCGATGTACGACATCTGCCCGATCCCACCGTGGACCACGACCCAGCGTTTGGTCGAGCCCGCGAGCAGGGTCGAGCTCCAGAACCTTGCGCCAATGGCGGTAGCGTTCGACACCCCCGGAAACACCGTCGGATTGAGCGCAGGATAGATGCGAGTGAAGTCCGTCAGGCTGATGAGCTCTGCTCGGGTCGGTAGGCGCCAATCGCTGTACCCATCAACGGTCGATGCGGCGCAGTTCGAATCGGCGGTGGTCCAGTCGGACCCGCCGGTCGCCGCCGAGCGTTCCCACATCAGGCAGGTGGTGTGATCGAGCGCCACGTTGGTCGAGAGCGAGGTGGTGAACTCCGAGTCCGGCCGAGCGTCGCCCGCAATCTTCCAGAGCGGGTAGTGCGCGGTCCCGTCGCCACCGGTGGCGCCGAGTGGACAGGCGCCCGCGTCGGCGGGCGGAGCGTCAATCGCGGAATCGCTCGCGTCCGTGTTCGAGGCATCACTCGGGGCGTCGCTCGAAGC encodes:
- a CDS encoding triose-phosphate isomerase, which encodes MGVNPERRPFIAGNWKMNLGGPEARELSGAVASAVRSFDRVDVLVAPPFTALHAVRAMLDEAESRVALGAQNMSDEDDGALTGEISSAMLRAMGVTWVLLGHSERRQRCGETDELVAKKCARAMTTGPRPIVCVGETLAEREAGTTLAVVERQVKAVLGELVRQPGFGAIAYEPVWAIGTGKVASPEDAETVHASIRAMLAGASDALARATRVLYGGSVKADNAALLLGQPNIDGALVGGASLDAAGFARIVAAADHAPQ
- the deoC gene encoding deoxyribose-phosphate aldolase, encoding MSTPIHAAGPVVLASDHGGFDLKEALKRHLSKQGVAIIDAGTHNKDACDYPVFATAAALTVARGQAWRGVVVDGAGIGSGMVANKVPGVRSAMAFDVATARNAREHNDANLLTLGAGYLSEETAIKVLDAFLTTDCTLDRHKRRVAMIDALDHGRSLPPFSDTTRTSELMPSTDRASLVQAIVDVLSANPTLLSGATDMPGGAPSFCENGVCVACGNCISKRADSVRAIVGNGPMRLASAPGLGAVPEDIAKFIDHTLLKPEATYADIDKLCAEAAKFGFASVCVNPVHVRRCADKLKGSSALVCTVVGFPLGATPSDIKALEARRALRDGAREIDMVIAIGALKSGDHKYVYDDIRTVAETVHEGRAILKVILETALLTDEEKIAGCVAAKKARADFVKTSTGFAKGGATVHDVTLMATAVDHRLGVKASGGVGSVDDARKMIQAGATRIGASVGVKIVQESRGEKSDQASAKAAY
- a CDS encoding AAA family ATPase, whose protein sequence is MTSRRRGPRLVGRDAELAEIDQLVAEAHLVCVVGPPGVGKTALARAYWAGLPRGRSWFLKLGDAGNIDALISACARAMDVSVAGSSSTEAALDRLAAALRARGPAVLVADGLDSIAAAAAEAITRLLATATELRIVVTSRSPLMLDAEEVLELRPLSLPDGPDLTNSAAVELFIERARAVRPGFTVADEDARQLAALLRRVDGLPLGIELSASRVGVLGIGEILERLERSTAPPLFAALEAAWNLLGQVEQTALARASVFRGGFGVLAAEAVLADGGDLAPVLDLLESLRRKSMLMTEPKTTRFGEHRFFLLESLRRVAAAKRPADADDARQRHAEYYTAFATSWAALVDGERALEAVHRLAQERDNIRAAADYHLDAVARGTQAVENAIRTLISLERLAITSDPVAWYIERLTRALEQSGRMTTPRLVAAALATRATLLLFIGRGAAAVEDYEKAQAIADAAGELEMAARMLAASAVARSGFLPESDAGRHETLQQALADMRRALDAHPTRDVRRATMLNNLGAIYDRMGDKRRAEQSVEEAILCHEQSSRESSRLATALAGRGELRLYAGRLGEAEQDLTRALAISRRFADPRAQAYALTQLSLIALERGLVSEARTKLERALELHAEHAFRWVDGLARGLLGDVRRASGELPAAELEYRTALELAKERGDTHGEARLLAALGAVAAARGNAAAASELLGGAERVSGDAKDRAFVSIERGHTELAAARVARDQGDSSAERALLAGARARCLAATSPEEPLLRIARGRLELALSAELDEHAAPPADLSGVLAVVAADGSSFQLPDTTVVRLSRRRALCRVLEALAAQRLVTPGDGLSVEELVRAGWPGENPSRHSGVLRVHNAISTLRKLGLGSALGRREDGYFLDPDVRVGPPRRPA
- a CDS encoding IgGFc-binding protein, giving the protein MWIGSRILLGSAIVATAVSCAATDDVVGVSAPSVGGAGPTGGSGGGALPVGGAGSGGALNIDAGGDGSLLGDPCDPDNPNPSYVGCDFWPTVTTNSVWEVFDFAVVVANAGVETASIKIEKDGQPLTTGEVPPGELRKFYLPWVPELKWEAGTSCGALASISQSVRAVGAAYHLTSSSAVTAYQFNPLEYRGQGGPEGKVWDSCPGLQPCFTNNNQPIGCYSFTNDASLLLPSNAWTSTYRVMGQKNYKSGSFIAITAAEDGTTVQVKLAKNADVQPGTGVAATALGSQAELTLDAGDVVQLIGDVGRDFAGSLVLANKKIQVISGARCTQEPQGTPACDHLEETVLPAEALGTRYFVTAPTAVHGNVVGHHVRIFGNVDGTKLSYPSGTPAGAPTLISAGEVVDLEHVEQDFEVVGSSAFGVGTYMLGGMIQDPPTSAGDEDYQGDPSQSFTVPVEQYRKKYVFLAPDDYDVSYVDVVAPESASIQIDGNPVTANKHSIGSAYAVLRVKLGPGNGGAHVLVADQPVGIQVMGYGTFTSYQYPGGADIQRISLPPVK
- a CDS encoding formylglycine-generating enzyme family protein, encoding MPTPDARSGEGGRAPDAGAGGQPPDPGPATPEKPAPGHWLQLPPGSYTEGAPKTESCNGTQNQVLHAVTLSHPFELSATEVTFAEYATVFGAEHPAYAGCSSCPVSLVSFHGAAAVCNGYSKYAGLTPCYSCQTTAVGTECVEALSPYACHGYRLPTEAEWEYANRAGTSTPIFNGDIVNCSGFDVGLDQIAWYLFNASGGAHPVAGKQGNAWGFYDMSGNVWEWTHDGYVSDRSTLPTLNPIGVSSEGLRVMRGGSYNCTPEEVRAAHRSGLPASIAASNVGLRCARTLD
- a CDS encoding Uma2 family endonuclease codes for the protein MILDEPELHLSNDILVPDLGGWKRTRMPAVRNEPYFTLAPDWVCEVLSPSSTKTDRADKLPIYAREAVGHVWLVNPLDHTLEALRLETGRYTSLAVWRDAARGRAEPFEAIELDLSILWADVQL